One window from the genome of Halomicrobium zhouii encodes:
- a CDS encoding poly(R)-hydroxyalkanoic acid synthase subunit PhaE, whose product MSNSNQMQQEWAEMVEQMNEAVSESVEQNMKAQAAFVESWADAVEDSIPEDEEFAEGIQGYNQAYEEWMNAAEQMLERTTDAAQGEEVDPTEFRDIWLQSANEAFKHVMGTSAFAAANGQLVEAMMEMQQEADDISQDTVAQLGFPTRDDVDEVGERLVELERRQHAVEQKLDRIIDELED is encoded by the coding sequence ATGAGTAACTCAAACCAGATGCAACAGGAGTGGGCCGAGATGGTCGAACAGATGAACGAGGCGGTTTCGGAATCCGTCGAACAGAACATGAAGGCCCAGGCGGCCTTCGTCGAGTCCTGGGCCGACGCCGTCGAGGACTCCATCCCCGAGGACGAGGAGTTCGCCGAGGGCATCCAGGGGTACAACCAGGCCTACGAGGAGTGGATGAACGCGGCCGAGCAGATGCTCGAACGCACGACCGACGCCGCACAGGGCGAGGAGGTCGACCCGACGGAGTTCCGCGACATCTGGCTCCAGTCCGCCAACGAGGCGTTCAAACACGTCATGGGCACGAGCGCCTTCGCCGCCGCGAACGGCCAGCTCGTCGAGGCGATGATGGAGATGCAACAGGAGGCCGACGACATCAGCCAGGACACCGTCGCCCAGCTCGGGTTCCCGACGCGGGACGACGTCGACGAGGTCGGCGAACGCCTCGTCGAACTGGAACGGCGCCAGCACGCCGTCGAACAGAAGCTCGACCGCATCATCGACGAACTCGAGGACTAG
- a CDS encoding AbrB/MazE/SpoVT family DNA-binding domain-containing protein: protein MTDEDDALPWTPPMFKGMQEMSEQAIERQQEMMQQMLGAGMSGMDMNQLGAMSQTAAFKTRVQSGGRISIPDAEREALDIEEGDIVQAFVLPVKRSRNE, encoded by the coding sequence ATGACCGACGAGGACGACGCCCTGCCGTGGACGCCCCCGATGTTCAAAGGGATGCAGGAGATGAGCGAGCAAGCGATCGAACGCCAGCAAGAGATGATGCAGCAGATGCTGGGCGCCGGGATGTCCGGCATGGACATGAACCAGCTCGGCGCGATGAGCCAGACGGCTGCGTTCAAGACCCGCGTGCAGAGCGGCGGCCGGATATCTATCCCGGACGCCGAACGCGAGGCCCTGGATATCGAGGAAGGCGACATCGTGCAGGCGTTCGTCCTCCCGGTCAAACGTTCCCGAAACGAGTAA
- a CDS encoding MaoC family dehydratase, whose amino-acid sequence MFNSVVAANRAAFAAFGVNPSEEDGVVADPTERIEADEDLPEWHVELSEDHPDRLGVGDRVEFTKTISDDDVRKFAAASGDTNPLHLDDEFASETRFKSRIAHGGLVGGLISSALARLPGLTIYLSQDLEFHNPVHIGDAVTAEVEIVEDLGNDQFRLTTRVTDAGDVVIDGEAVVLIDDLPEADD is encoded by the coding sequence ATGTTCAACAGCGTCGTCGCGGCCAACCGGGCCGCGTTCGCCGCGTTCGGCGTCAATCCCTCCGAGGAGGACGGCGTCGTTGCCGATCCCACGGAGCGGATCGAGGCCGACGAGGACCTGCCGGAGTGGCACGTCGAACTGAGCGAAGACCACCCGGACCGGCTGGGCGTGGGCGACCGCGTCGAGTTCACGAAGACCATCTCGGACGACGACGTGCGCAAGTTCGCCGCCGCCAGCGGGGACACCAACCCGCTCCACCTCGACGACGAGTTCGCGAGCGAGACCCGGTTCAAGAGCCGGATCGCCCACGGCGGGCTCGTCGGCGGGCTCATCAGCTCCGCGCTGGCGCGCCTGCCCGGGCTCACTATCTACCTCTCCCAGGATCTCGAGTTTCACAACCCGGTCCACATCGGTGACGCCGTCACGGCCGAGGTCGAGATCGTCGAGGATCTCGGCAACGACCAGTTCCGGCTCACCACCCGCGTCACCGACGCGGGCGACGTCGTCATCGACGGCGAGGCCGTCGTCCTGATCGACGACCTGCCCGAAGCCGACGACTGA
- a CDS encoding alpha/beta fold hydrolase, with translation MNSPTISSSRASLAVDGDDVDVRYLHGGDGPPLVFLHGIGLDAAAVSWRHALPALAGEFSVYALDLPGHGESDGPDRTYTTDYYVDVLGSFLEAMGIRGAGLVGISMGGAVALGHALDGGSPERLVLVDSYGLGADAYWRQAASAALRIPFASSFLWGSVSSRAGVRTNLQGLLGSSVPEELVDDVHGAVSGRSMDALRSWQRHEFRPDGLRTDYRSRLGDLSTPTLLVHGEHDPLFPVSWSREASERLSAGELRVFDRCGHWVPRECPEAFNGLVRDFCLA, from the coding sequence ATGAACTCCCCCACGATCAGTTCTTCCCGCGCGTCCCTCGCCGTCGACGGCGACGACGTCGACGTGCGCTATCTCCACGGCGGCGACGGGCCGCCGCTCGTCTTCCTCCACGGCATCGGCCTCGACGCGGCGGCGGTCTCCTGGCGTCACGCCCTCCCGGCGCTAGCCGGGGAGTTCTCGGTGTACGCCCTCGACCTGCCGGGCCACGGCGAGAGCGACGGCCCCGACCGGACGTATACGACCGACTACTACGTAGACGTGCTGGGGTCCTTCCTCGAAGCGATGGGGATTCGGGGTGCGGGGCTGGTGGGCATCTCGATGGGCGGCGCCGTCGCGCTGGGCCACGCACTCGACGGGGGCTCGCCGGAGCGCCTCGTCCTCGTCGACAGCTACGGGCTGGGCGCAGACGCCTACTGGCGCCAGGCCGCGAGCGCGGCGCTCCGCATCCCCTTCGCGAGTAGCTTCCTCTGGGGCAGCGTCTCCTCACGCGCGGGCGTGCGGACCAACCTCCAGGGACTGCTCGGGTCGTCGGTGCCCGAAGAACTGGTCGACGACGTCCACGGCGCGGTGAGCGGCCGGTCGATGGACGCGCTCCGGAGCTGGCAGCGCCACGAGTTCCGGCCCGACGGCCTGCGGACGGACTACCGGTCCCGGCTGGGCGACCTGTCCACGCCGACGCTGCTGGTCCACGGCGAGCACGACCCGCTGTTCCCGGTGTCGTGGTCGCGTGAGGCGAGCGAGCGGCTGAGTGCCGGAGAGTTACGGGTGTTCGACCGGTGCGGTCACTGGGTGCCTCGCGAGTGTCCCGAAGCGTTCAACGGGCTGGTGCGGGACTTCTGTCTGGCGTAG
- a CDS encoding oxidoreductase — translation MASLEESVEIGGLTVPSRLYRAPLLECAGNGPDAIDRFVSELEPTAASGVGLVFQGASIVTAESGCAAPNMTRVHDPEFVARLQRLTDAVHAHEGKIFIQLGHGGLRSLEVWHAEHRRRNPGVSQLAVSRPPWQLRALDHAGLIDLDPHVLSTAEVYDLAEQFGRCAGYAVDAGYDGIHLSGANMGIVQQFCSPFYNRRDDEFGTGPDGRGGVRFLEVVHDAVRRHAGDVPLATKVPAETAAPPFVRRHLSRSDGVAIAERLAAVGYDALVPVEVSTFWDMSVVRGAFPDRAWDAADLQSDYAAAFGGPLRARAVELLNRLQATQFGDEPGWNADFCHAVRKRVDVPVLCEGGIRERETCERLLGDDGGSGADGDQTGRSHEPAADLVGMGRPFYAEPRLGARLLDGADALCESCNNCTIPQVAGEPGRCRTPSVVRERARLERAGEYDE, via the coding sequence ATGGCGAGCCTGGAGGAATCGGTCGAAATAGGCGGCCTCACGGTCCCGAGCCGCCTCTACCGCGCCCCATTGCTCGAATGCGCGGGCAACGGGCCCGACGCCATCGACCGGTTCGTCTCGGAACTCGAACCCACGGCGGCCTCGGGCGTCGGCCTCGTCTTCCAGGGCGCGAGCATCGTCACCGCCGAGAGCGGGTGTGCGGCGCCGAACATGACGCGGGTCCACGACCCCGAGTTCGTCGCCCGACTCCAGCGGCTCACAGACGCGGTTCATGCACACGAGGGCAAGATATTCATCCAGCTCGGCCACGGCGGGCTACGGAGCCTGGAGGTGTGGCACGCCGAACACCGCCGGCGGAACCCCGGCGTCTCCCAATTGGCGGTTTCCCGACCGCCGTGGCAGCTCCGGGCGCTGGACCACGCCGGGCTGATCGACCTCGATCCGCACGTTCTCTCGACCGCGGAGGTGTACGACCTCGCCGAGCAGTTCGGGCGGTGTGCGGGGTACGCCGTCGACGCAGGGTACGACGGCATTCACCTCTCCGGGGCGAACATGGGCATCGTCCAGCAGTTCTGCTCGCCGTTCTACAACCGTCGGGACGACGAGTTCGGGACCGGCCCGGACGGCCGCGGCGGGGTCCGCTTTCTGGAGGTCGTTCACGACGCCGTGCGCAGGCACGCGGGCGACGTCCCGCTCGCGACGAAGGTGCCGGCGGAGACCGCTGCGCCCCCGTTCGTCCGGCGACACCTCTCCCGGAGCGACGGCGTGGCCATCGCCGAGCGACTCGCGGCGGTTGGCTACGACGCGCTCGTCCCGGTCGAGGTCTCGACGTTCTGGGACATGAGCGTCGTCCGGGGGGCGTTTCCCGACCGGGCCTGGGACGCGGCGGACCTGCAGAGCGACTACGCAGCGGCCTTCGGCGGGCCGCTCCGGGCCCGGGCAGTCGAACTGCTCAATCGGTTGCAGGCGACCCAGTTCGGTGACGAACCGGGCTGGAACGCCGATTTCTGCCATGCCGTGCGCAAGCGGGTCGACGTACCGGTCCTCTGCGAGGGCGGAATCCGCGAGCGGGAGACCTGTGAGCGGCTGCTCGGTGACGACGGCGGCAGCGGTGCCGATGGCGACCAGACCGGTAGAAGCCACGAGCCCGCCGCCGATCTGGTCGGGATGGGCCGGCCGTTCTACGCCGAGCCGCGGCTGGGAGCGCGGCTGCTGGACGGCGCGGACGCCCTGTGCGAGAGCTGTAACAACTGTACGATTCCGCAGGTGGCCGGCGAGCCGGGCCGATGTCGGACGCCGTCGGTCGTCCGCGAGCGGGCGCGACTGGAGCGAGCAGGGGAGTACGACGAGTGA
- a CDS encoding phosphopantetheine adenylyltransferase: MKVAVAGTFGPIHDGHRNLFEHALQYGDEGVLVAVTSQEMATSSRTREVPSLEDRKAAVREEVENLNEWDRDVEIRTLNDEHGIASTDPSIDALVTSPETAEKLADINANRRVNDLEPIEGILVPYVLADDGERISSTRVVAGEIDEHGRLLGGEEN, from the coding sequence ATGAAAGTCGCAGTCGCGGGGACGTTCGGTCCCATCCACGACGGACACCGGAACCTGTTCGAACACGCGCTGCAGTACGGCGACGAGGGCGTCCTGGTCGCGGTGACGAGCCAGGAGATGGCCACGTCCTCGCGCACGCGCGAGGTCCCGTCACTCGAAGACCGCAAAGCGGCGGTCCGGGAGGAGGTCGAAAATCTCAACGAGTGGGACCGGGACGTCGAGATTCGCACGCTGAACGACGAGCACGGCATCGCCTCGACCGACCCCTCCATCGACGCGCTCGTCACCTCGCCCGAGACGGCCGAGAAGCTGGCCGACATCAATGCGAACCGCCGGGTGAACGACCTCGAACCGATCGAGGGAATCCTCGTCCCCTACGTCCTGGCCGACGACGGCGAGCGCATCTCGTCGACCCGCGTGGTCGCCGGCGAGATCGACGAACACGGTCGGCTCCTCGGCGGCGAAGAGAACTGA
- the cgi121 gene encoding KEOPS complex subunit Cgi121, protein MELVEGVATVDDVDDFVEWLGTIGEEHGVAVQAFDARYVVDREHLERAVELADRAFARDDAIARDRSVEILLYAAGRRQINRALEMGVGEGETPVAVVVHAPDEDGDESGAVAAVADLLEPADTLGEYDEALVRKFFDVGERELAATDGTLADLVRERVALLTVEK, encoded by the coding sequence ATGGAGCTCGTCGAGGGAGTTGCGACCGTGGACGACGTCGACGACTTCGTCGAGTGGCTGGGTACGATCGGCGAGGAACACGGCGTCGCCGTCCAGGCGTTCGACGCGCGCTACGTCGTCGACCGCGAACACCTCGAACGCGCCGTCGAACTGGCCGACCGCGCGTTCGCCCGTGACGACGCCATCGCCCGCGACCGGAGCGTCGAAATTCTGCTCTACGCCGCCGGTCGGCGCCAGATCAACCGCGCACTGGAGATGGGCGTCGGCGAGGGCGAGACGCCCGTCGCCGTGGTCGTGCACGCACCGGACGAGGACGGTGACGAATCGGGGGCCGTGGCCGCTGTGGCCGATTTGCTGGAACCGGCCGACACGCTTGGCGAGTACGACGAGGCGCTCGTCCGCAAGTTCTTCGACGTCGGCGAGCGGGAACTGGCGGCGACGGACGGCACCCTCGCCGACCTCGTCCGCGAACGGGTGGCGTTGCTGACCGTGGAGAAGTAG
- a CDS encoding ATP-dependent DNA helicase produces the protein MDVADLPSVPDWLPDHLRNEGIESLYPPQAEAVEAGVTRGQNLVASIPTASGKTLIAQLAMLSAIAGGPAEDAAEADKDDERAAGGTALYIVPLRALASEKKAEFEEFEQYGLDVGVSTGNYESEGGWLASKDIVVATSEKVDSLVRNDAPWLEDLSCVVTDEVHLVDDGERGPTLEVTLAKLRRINPDMQTVALSATIGNAAELAEWLDAHLVDSDWRPIELQKGVHYGQALHLEDGSQSELPVRGNEKPTAAIVRDTLEDEGSTLVFVNSRRNAEAAARRLANTVEPFLSGEEREKLQGVASEIRDVSDTETSDDLADAVAGGAAFHHAGLAPEHRELVEDAFRDRLLKVVSATPTLAAGVNTPSRRVVVRDWRRYDGTAGGMQPLSVLEVHQMMGRAGRPGLDPYGEAVLLANSHDELDELFERYVWADPEPVRSKLAAEPALRTHLLATVASGFARSREGLLDFLDRTLYATQTTESGRLEAVVDDVLAYLQVNDFLEREGDELSATSLGHTVSRLYLDPMSAAEIIDGLREWERTAGQQDTQSPHDGREAADADGEPPGFTTASDLVSDDDGGAEEGGEERNVEDDEIPDPTAMGLYHLVSRTPDMYQLYLRSGDQEEYSMVAYEREAEFLGAMPSEYEDNRFDDWLSALKTARLLEDWASEVDEDQITERYGVGPGDIRGKVETAQWLLGAAESLASELDLAATPGVRKARTRVEHGVREELVDLAGIRGVGRKRARRLFDAGIETRADLRDADKSVVLAALRGREKTAETVLENAGHRDPSMEDVEPSDDVSYERRERSAASGDGGGIPSESAEDDEDQSSLGDF, from the coding sequence ATGGACGTCGCGGACCTGCCGAGCGTGCCCGACTGGTTACCCGACCACCTCAGGAACGAGGGGATCGAGTCGCTGTATCCGCCCCAGGCCGAGGCGGTCGAGGCCGGCGTCACGCGGGGACAGAACCTCGTCGCGAGCATCCCCACCGCCAGCGGGAAGACGCTCATCGCGCAGTTAGCGATGCTATCTGCGATCGCTGGGGGGCCTGCCGAAGACGCTGCCGAGGCCGACAAGGACGACGAAAGAGCCGCCGGCGGGACCGCCCTCTACATCGTCCCCCTGCGCGCGCTCGCGAGCGAGAAGAAAGCCGAGTTCGAGGAGTTCGAGCAGTACGGCCTCGACGTCGGCGTCTCGACTGGCAACTACGAGTCCGAGGGCGGGTGGCTCGCCAGCAAGGACATCGTCGTCGCGACCAGCGAGAAGGTGGACTCCCTGGTCCGCAACGACGCGCCGTGGCTCGAAGACCTCTCCTGCGTCGTCACCGACGAGGTCCACCTCGTCGACGATGGCGAACGAGGCCCCACGCTCGAAGTCACGCTCGCGAAACTCCGCCGTATCAACCCGGACATGCAGACCGTCGCGCTCTCGGCGACCATCGGCAACGCCGCCGAACTCGCCGAGTGGCTCGACGCCCACCTCGTGGACTCGGACTGGCGCCCCATCGAGTTGCAGAAGGGGGTCCACTACGGCCAGGCGCTCCACCTGGAGGACGGGAGCCAGAGCGAACTCCCGGTCCGTGGCAACGAGAAGCCCACCGCGGCCATCGTCCGCGACACGCTCGAAGACGAGGGGTCGACGCTCGTCTTCGTCAACTCCCGCCGGAACGCCGAGGCCGCGGCCCGGCGGCTCGCAAACACCGTCGAACCCTTCCTCTCCGGCGAGGAACGGGAGAAGCTCCAGGGCGTCGCCAGCGAGATCCGGGACGTCAGCGACACCGAGACGAGCGACGACCTGGCCGACGCCGTCGCGGGCGGAGCGGCTTTTCACCATGCTGGGCTTGCGCCCGAACACAGAGAACTCGTCGAGGACGCCTTCCGCGACCGCCTGCTGAAGGTGGTCAGCGCCACGCCCACGCTCGCGGCTGGCGTCAACACGCCGAGCCGCCGCGTCGTCGTCCGCGACTGGCGCCGCTACGACGGCACCGCCGGCGGCATGCAGCCCCTCTCCGTCCTGGAGGTCCACCAGATGATGGGGCGAGCGGGCCGCCCGGGGCTGGACCCCTACGGGGAGGCCGTCCTGCTGGCCAACAGCCACGACGAACTGGACGAACTGTTCGAACGCTACGTCTGGGCCGACCCCGAACCAGTCCGCTCCAAGCTCGCCGCAGAGCCAGCGCTCCGCACACACCTGCTGGCCACCGTCGCCAGCGGCTTCGCCCGGTCGCGCGAGGGGCTGCTCGACTTCCTCGACCGAACGCTCTATGCCACCCAGACCACCGAGAGCGGCCGGCTGGAGGCAGTCGTCGACGACGTGCTCGCCTACCTCCAGGTCAACGACTTCCTCGAACGCGAGGGTGACGAACTCTCTGCCACCTCGCTGGGCCACACCGTCTCCCGGCTCTACCTCGACCCGATGAGCGCCGCCGAGATAATCGACGGCCTGCGGGAGTGGGAGCGAACCGCTGGACAGCAGGACACGCAGTCGCCCCACGACGGACGGGAAGCCGCGGACGCAGACGGCGAGCCGCCTGGCTTCACGACGGCGAGCGACCTGGTCTCCGACGACGATGGGGGAGCAGAGGAAGGCGGCGAGGAGCGCAACGTCGAGGACGACGAGATTCCGGACCCGACGGCGATGGGACTGTACCACCTCGTCTCGCGCACGCCGGACATGTACCAGCTCTACCTCCGTTCGGGCGACCAGGAGGAGTACTCGATGGTCGCCTACGAGCGGGAAGCGGAGTTCCTCGGCGCGATGCCCTCGGAGTACGAAGACAACCGCTTCGACGACTGGCTCTCCGCCCTGAAGACGGCGCGCCTCCTCGAAGACTGGGCCAGCGAGGTCGACGAGGACCAGATCACCGAGCGCTACGGCGTCGGCCCGGGCGACATCCGCGGGAAGGTCGAGACGGCCCAGTGGCTGCTGGGCGCCGCCGAGTCGCTAGCCAGCGAACTGGACCTCGCGGCGACGCCGGGCGTTCGCAAGGCCCGCACGCGCGTCGAACACGGCGTCCGCGAGGAACTGGTCGACCTGGCCGGCATCCGCGGCGTCGGTCGCAAGCGCGCCCGCCGGCTGTTCGACGCCGGCATCGAGACCCGCGCCGACCTCCGGGACGCCGACAAGTCCGTCGTCCTCGCCGCGCTGCGTGGCCGGGAGAAGACCGCCGAGACCGTCCTGGAGAACGCCGGCCACCGCGACCCGTCGATGGAGGATGTGGAACCAAGCGACGACGTCTCCTACGAGCGGCGAGAGCGAAGCGCAGCCAGCGGCGACGGCGGAGGAATCCCGTCGGAGAGTGCCGAAGACGACGAAGACCAGTCCAGCCTGGGTGACTTCTGA
- a CDS encoding response regulator codes for MATVEEPIRVLLVDDDPDLGAVTSMHLERQDDAFETQVTHSAAEALDVLDGDVDCVVSDYEMPEQDGLDLLREVREYDATVPFVLFTGRGSEEIASEAISAGVTDYLQKGTGTDQYAVLANRIRNAVAHRRSAEAAAETESRYQTLVESSPNAILVHDGEAIRYANERLVELAGAADADEVFGCDPVSLVHPEDRERLADRVDRVLRDRESAGWLSWRLRRFDGGIRRVESRAAPVVFEGVRASQVVLRDVTDRYCREQRLEALHDATRRLLVAGDRGTVADVALDVVENVFDESVAVVWEYDSGDDSLAPLAATENATRIAEKAGLEAGVSPLPDWAVEMTVFEAGDSRVVEEYGDRDDAVTDAFETVFMYPLGEHGLLAIGSTDPRTFDDAERDLVGILARSVAATFDRLESGE; via the coding sequence ATGGCTACTGTCGAGGAGCCGATCAGGGTTCTCCTCGTCGACGACGACCCCGACCTCGGGGCCGTCACCAGCATGCATCTCGAACGCCAGGACGACGCCTTCGAGACGCAGGTCACCCACTCCGCCGCCGAGGCGCTGGACGTCCTCGACGGCGACGTCGACTGCGTCGTCAGCGACTACGAGATGCCCGAGCAGGACGGCCTGGACCTGCTCCGCGAGGTCCGCGAGTACGACGCGACGGTGCCGTTCGTCCTCTTCACCGGCCGCGGCAGCGAGGAGATCGCCAGCGAGGCCATCTCGGCCGGCGTCACCGACTACCTCCAGAAAGGGACCGGGACCGACCAGTACGCCGTCCTCGCCAACCGGATCCGCAACGCCGTCGCCCACCGGCGCTCGGCCGAGGCCGCCGCCGAGACGGAGTCCCGCTACCAGACGCTGGTCGAGAGCTCGCCGAACGCCATCCTCGTCCACGACGGCGAGGCGATCCGGTACGCGAACGAGCGACTCGTCGAACTCGCCGGCGCCGCCGACGCTGACGAGGTGTTCGGCTGTGACCCCGTCTCGCTGGTCCACCCCGAGGACCGCGAGCGCCTGGCCGACCGGGTCGACCGCGTGCTCCGGGACCGGGAGTCCGCCGGCTGGCTCTCCTGGCGCCTCCGCCGGTTCGACGGCGGGATTCGCAGGGTAGAGAGCCGGGCCGCCCCGGTCGTCTTCGAGGGCGTCCGCGCCTCCCAGGTCGTCCTCCGGGACGTCACCGACCGCTACTGCCGGGAACAGCGCCTGGAAGCGCTTCACGACGCGACCAGGCGCCTGCTCGTCGCGGGGGACCGCGGAACCGTCGCCGACGTCGCGCTCGACGTCGTCGAGAACGTCTTCGACGAGTCCGTCGCCGTGGTCTGGGAGTACGACTCCGGCGACGATAGCCTCGCCCCGCTCGCCGCCACCGAGAACGCCACTCGCATCGCCGAGAAAGCGGGCCTCGAAGCCGGCGTCTCGCCGCTCCCCGACTGGGCCGTCGAGATGACCGTCTTCGAAGCGGGCGATTCCCGCGTCGTCGAGGAGTACGGCGACCGCGACGACGCCGTCACCGACGCCTTCGAGACCGTTTTCATGTATCCGCTCGGCGAGCATGGCCTGCTCGCCATCGGCTCGACCGACCCGCGGACGTTCGACGACGCCGAGCGCGACCTGGTGGGCATCCTCGCCCGCTCCGTCGCCGCCACGTTCGACCGGCTGGAGAGTGGAGAGTAG
- a CDS encoding ferredoxin: MRIEYDRDTCIGMFQCVAEWDAFERDEDAGKAVLADSEETEDGLFVREVPEGSELDAKFAARACPVEAITVYDDDGEQIVP; encoded by the coding sequence ATGCGAATCGAGTACGACCGCGACACCTGCATCGGGATGTTCCAGTGCGTCGCCGAGTGGGACGCCTTCGAGCGGGACGAGGACGCCGGCAAAGCAGTGCTTGCGGATAGCGAGGAGACCGAGGACGGCCTGTTCGTCCGCGAGGTGCCCGAGGGATCGGAACTCGACGCCAAGTTCGCGGCGCGGGCCTGTCCGGTCGAGGCCATCACCGTCTACGACGACGACGGCGAACAGATCGTCCCCTGA
- a CDS encoding FAD-dependent oxidoreductase translates to MVDTYDLVIVGGGISGASLLYTVAKFTDVERVALLEKEEEIAAINSHHTNNSQTLHFGDIETNYTLEKAEDVKEGAELLAGYLESVDADREMHSKRSKMVLAVGEEEVAELEERYHEEGFGDLFPKLEPIEREEIAEIEPAVVEGRDPDVPMLALQTPDGYVVDYGMVSNSFVEAARAQDGVDVLTGTEVRDIRETADGFTIDTEEALIEADATVVAAGSHSLQIAQEMGYGEDLSLLPVAGSFFLADDLLNGKVYTLQMKKLPFAAVHGDADVHDGSITRFGPTAKVVPTLERGEYETVQDFLDVFGLNPDSFLSYGNILADRILLPYVLRNLVYDVPEAGARAFLPHVQKVVPNVDLEDIERAEGYGGVRPQIVDTSEKSLDMGEAKIVGDGVIFNITPSPGASTCLKNAMKDTHTLVEFFEGEIEFDEESFREATIGNFPRADGATADGASDATVDEADAAAADD, encoded by the coding sequence ATGGTTGACACTTACGACCTCGTCATCGTCGGCGGAGGCATCAGTGGCGCGTCGCTGCTCTACACCGTCGCGAAGTTCACCGACGTCGAGCGCGTCGCACTACTCGAAAAGGAAGAGGAGATCGCGGCGATCAACTCCCACCACACGAACAACTCTCAGACGCTGCACTTCGGGGACATCGAGACGAACTACACCCTGGAGAAGGCCGAGGACGTCAAGGAGGGTGCCGAGTTGCTGGCCGGCTACCTCGAGAGCGTCGACGCGGACCGCGAGATGCACAGCAAGCGCTCGAAGATGGTGCTCGCGGTCGGCGAGGAGGAGGTCGCCGAACTGGAAGAGCGCTACCACGAGGAGGGCTTCGGCGACCTGTTCCCGAAGCTCGAACCGATCGAGCGCGAGGAGATCGCCGAGATCGAACCCGCCGTCGTCGAGGGCCGGGACCCCGACGTCCCGATGCTGGCGCTGCAGACGCCCGACGGCTACGTCGTCGACTACGGCATGGTCTCGAACTCCTTCGTCGAGGCCGCCCGCGCCCAGGACGGCGTCGACGTACTGACGGGGACCGAAGTCCGCGACATCCGGGAGACCGCCGACGGGTTCACCATCGACACCGAGGAGGCCCTCATCGAGGCCGACGCGACGGTCGTCGCCGCCGGCTCCCACAGCCTCCAGATCGCCCAGGAGATGGGCTACGGCGAGGATCTGTCCCTGCTCCCCGTCGCTGGCAGCTTCTTCCTGGCCGACGACCTGCTGAACGGGAAGGTGTACACCCTCCAGATGAAGAAGCTCCCCTTCGCCGCGGTCCACGGCGACGCCGACGTCCACGACGGCTCCATCACCCGGTTCGGCCCGACGGCGAAGGTCGTCCCGACGCTCGAACGCGGCGAGTACGAGACCGTCCAGGACTTCCTCGACGTGTTCGGCCTCAACCCCGATTCGTTCCTCAGCTACGGGAACATCCTCGCCGACCGCATCCTGCTGCCCTACGTCCTCCGCAACCTCGTCTACGACGTCCCGGAGGCCGGCGCGCGAGCGTTCCTCCCCCACGTCCAGAAGGTCGTCCCGAACGTCGACCTGGAGGACATCGAGCGCGCCGAGGGCTACGGCGGCGTCCGCCCGCAGATCGTCGACACCTCCGAGAAGTCGCTGGACATGGGCGAGGCGAAGATCGTCGGCGACGGCGTCATCTTCAACATCACGCCCTCGCCGGGGGCCTCGACCTGCCTGAAGAACGCGATGAAGGACACGCACACGCTCGTCGAGTTCTTCGAGGGCGAGATCGAGTTCGACGAGGAGTCGTTCCGCGAGGCCACCATCGGCAACTTCCCGCGTGCCGACGGGGCCACGGCGGACGGTGCGAGTGACGCGACCGTCGACGAGGCCGACGCGGCCGCCGCCGACGACTGA